A DNA window from Paenibacillus sp. HWE-109 contains the following coding sequences:
- a CDS encoding CynX/NimT family MFS transporter, which translates to MPNKQNKKAVPSSIGLIILGIIVIAANLRAPLTSVGPLVGLIRDDVHISNTLAGLITTVPLLAFALLSPLVPKLGRRYGVERIILIALIFLTVGIVIRSLSGAANLYIGTAILGFAIAVCNVLLPSLIKRDFPNQIGSMIGVYSISMSLFGAIASGLSVPLAVNAGLKWQGALGIWGILSFVSILCWLPQLRNQTKQIITTSQQMASNDVNVWRSPLAWQVTLFMGIQSLIFYVLIAWLPEILKQQGIDSNQSGWYLSIMQLALLPFTFIVPVIAGRMSSQRLLVVITTILLLTGTLGLLYGSSKIILLWIIVLGIGGGCAFSLSMMFFGLRTENAHQAAELSGMAQSIGYLLAAIGPALIGFLHDTTNSWNLPLFMLLGASVLLFLVGIGAARNRFVGSRNSYNLPRNGR; encoded by the coding sequence ATGCCGAACAAACAAAATAAAAAAGCCGTACCCTCCTCTATAGGGTTAATAATTCTAGGCATTATTGTTATTGCAGCTAATTTACGTGCTCCCTTAACCTCAGTTGGTCCTTTAGTGGGTCTCATCAGGGATGACGTTCATATCTCAAATACATTAGCAGGCCTGATAACAACGGTACCTTTGCTTGCCTTTGCTTTATTATCGCCTCTAGTACCAAAATTAGGACGAAGGTATGGGGTTGAACGTATCATTTTGATTGCCCTAATCTTCCTGACTGTTGGCATTGTAATACGTTCTTTATCTGGCGCTGCTAATCTGTATATTGGGACAGCAATTCTTGGATTCGCAATTGCCGTATGCAATGTATTATTGCCAAGTTTAATCAAAAGGGATTTTCCAAATCAAATTGGCTCCATGATCGGTGTTTACTCGATTTCAATGAGTTTATTTGGAGCCATCGCATCGGGACTTAGTGTACCGCTAGCCGTGAACGCAGGGCTAAAATGGCAGGGAGCATTGGGAATATGGGGGATTCTAAGCTTTGTATCGATCCTCTGCTGGTTACCCCAATTAAGAAATCAAACGAAGCAAATAATCACGACGAGTCAGCAGATGGCCAGCAACGATGTGAATGTTTGGCGATCCCCTCTTGCCTGGCAAGTAACCTTGTTTATGGGTATACAGTCCTTGATTTTCTATGTGTTGATCGCATGGCTGCCTGAAATTTTAAAGCAGCAAGGAATTGACTCCAACCAATCAGGATGGTACCTCTCGATCATGCAGTTAGCTCTGCTTCCATTTACCTTTATTGTCCCCGTTATTGCTGGGCGCATGTCTAGCCAACGTTTGCTAGTGGTCATCACAACCATTTTGCTTCTGACGGGAACGCTCGGACTTCTATACGGAAGCTCCAAGATCATTCTGTTGTGGATTATAGTACTCGGAATCGGTGGAGGCTGCGCCTTTAGTTTGTCCATGATGTTTTTCGGGTTACGTACTGAAAATGCGCATCAAGCAGCGGAACTGTCTGGCATGGCGCAATCGATCGGATATCTTCTTGCTGCAATCGGTCCTGCCCTTATTGGATTTCTGCATGATACGACAAATAGTTGGAACCTGCCACTTTTCATGCTGC
- a CDS encoding MarR family winged helix-turn-helix transcriptional regulator — MEINELNDEEMQIWNMWKGSFNRIFGRVVKEMSEHTGLSEGDFGVLDRLVQFGGGKLRQQELADSMDWDKSRLSHHLTRMEKRGLIRRKPLDADRGVQVIITSVGQSTLDQALPVVSKAIRKHFLDQLTDQDIESIAKLAERTKKRS, encoded by the coding sequence ATGGAGATAAACGAACTGAACGATGAGGAAATGCAAATATGGAATATGTGGAAAGGCTCCTTTAATCGAATCTTCGGTCGCGTTGTGAAAGAGATGTCTGAACACACAGGCCTATCAGAGGGGGATTTTGGAGTATTAGATCGGTTAGTCCAATTCGGGGGCGGTAAACTTCGGCAACAGGAATTAGCCGACTCGATGGACTGGGATAAGAGTAGATTATCCCATCATTTAACGCGGATGGAGAAACGGGGTCTTATTCGGAGGAAACCATTAGACGCTGATCGCGGCGTTCAGGTCATCATTACTTCTGTCGGACAATCAACTTTGGATCAGGCCCTTCCTGTCGTCTCAAAGGCAATTCGCAAGCATTTTCTGGATCAATTAACCGATCAAGACATTGAGTCGATTGCGAAGCTTGCGGAAAGAACGAAAAAACGATCTTAG
- a CDS encoding aldo/keto reductase translates to MEYVKLGRSGLEVSKLSLGTMSFGVPDRGNTPWSLNEEQSRPIIKKALELGFNFFSSANMYSDGTSEEILGRALKDFSRRDEVVISTKVFVPMRKGPNTLGLSRKAIMNEIDNSLRRLGTDYVDLYQIHRWDPNTPIEETMESLHDLVKVGKVRYIGASSMLAWQFAKAQHVAERNGWTRFVSMENRLNLLYREEEREMLPLCKDEGVGVTPYLPLAAGRLTRDWNEQTSRSENDQVAKALFIKTEEADRKVAERVAEVAANRGIPRAHVALAWLLQKEEVTAPIIGSTKISHLEDSVSALSVKLTPEEIKSLEELYIPHPLV, encoded by the coding sequence GTGGAATATGTAAAACTTGGACGTAGCGGATTAGAGGTTTCAAAGTTAAGCCTTGGAACCATGAGCTTTGGAGTACCTGATCGCGGCAATACCCCATGGTCGCTGAATGAAGAGCAAAGCAGACCGATTATTAAAAAGGCACTCGAATTGGGCTTCAACTTTTTTAGCAGTGCTAATATGTATTCCGACGGAACAAGTGAAGAAATTCTCGGGCGTGCTTTAAAGGATTTTTCTCGTCGAGACGAAGTCGTCATCAGTACAAAGGTATTTGTTCCAATGCGCAAAGGCCCGAATACGTTAGGTCTTTCCCGCAAAGCCATCATGAACGAAATTGATAATAGTCTAAGACGGCTTGGGACAGACTACGTTGACTTGTACCAGATCCATCGTTGGGATCCTAATACGCCAATCGAGGAGACAATGGAGTCTCTTCACGATTTAGTTAAGGTAGGCAAGGTCAGATACATCGGGGCATCCTCCATGCTGGCATGGCAGTTTGCGAAAGCTCAGCACGTCGCAGAACGTAATGGTTGGACACGATTCGTTTCCATGGAAAATAGATTGAATTTGCTCTATCGGGAAGAAGAAAGAGAAATGCTCCCCCTTTGCAAAGACGAGGGAGTTGGCGTCACGCCTTACCTACCTTTGGCTGCAGGTCGGTTAACCCGGGATTGGAATGAGCAGACCTCGCGATCCGAGAATGACCAGGTAGCAAAGGCATTGTTTATTAAAACGGAAGAGGCTGATCGCAAAGTAGCGGAAAGAGTTGCGGAAGTTGCCGCAAACCGAGGAATTCCACGCGCACATGTTGCTCTTGCATGGTTGCTGCAAAAAGAAGAAGTCACGGCCCCTATAATCGGGTCGACCAAAATCAGCCATCTCGAAGATTCGGTTTCGGCATTGTCGGTCAAATTAACACCTGAAGAAATCAAGAGTTTAGAAGAACTGTATATACCACATCCATTGGTATAA
- a CDS encoding phage tail protein has protein sequence MAYIVDFKNVSTIGLESSPVVEALAGLRANEARYFMNKYKHEFTVIPASESQENLDYVNQILKERDIAFAAKPLETSRFQVENIQFTYVFYEDGLGINVMYTVDDPKKRAVGFKLSEGMEIPKELEGKFKFARQKSKLAGTIRGSFFVIKGQY, from the coding sequence ATGGCGTATATCGTTGATTTTAAAAATGTGTCTACGATAGGCTTAGAGTCTTCACCTGTGGTAGAAGCGCTTGCTGGTTTACGTGCTAATGAAGCCCGTTACTTTATGAACAAATACAAACATGAATTTACGGTTATACCCGCTAGCGAAAGTCAGGAGAATCTTGATTATGTAAACCAAATTTTGAAAGAACGTGATATTGCGTTTGCGGCCAAACCGTTAGAAACATCGCGTTTTCAAGTGGAAAATATTCAATTTACCTATGTTTTCTATGAGGATGGTCTCGGGATTAATGTCATGTATACGGTTGATGACCCTAAGAAGCGGGCTGTTGGTTTTAAGCTTTCTGAGGGGATGGAGATTCCAAAGGAGTTGGAAGGGAAGTTTAAGTTTGCTAGGCAGAAGTCCAAACTAGCTGGAACAATTCGGGGCTCGTTTTTTGTGATTAAAGGACAATATTAA
- a CDS encoding helix-turn-helix domain-containing protein — translation MDEIDDSKQLVLQIGGALKKYRKEKNMSLDELAELTGVSKLTLGNIERGETNPTLAIIWKISKGISLPLLALFKSEDPVSLYRAGEGLRFSNDQKNWTIEPVFKNASSDIEMCRAYLQPNSSYHPEGHHVNTTEIATVMTGSIEIAVNGEVYTLNQYDTISFRADSPHSYTNHTNNETVLHISLKYGF, via the coding sequence ATGGATGAAATCGATGATTCAAAACAACTTGTACTACAAATCGGCGGTGCCTTGAAGAAGTACAGAAAAGAAAAAAACATGAGCTTAGACGAATTAGCGGAATTAACGGGTGTAAGCAAACTTACTCTGGGGAATATCGAACGTGGCGAGACAAATCCAACTTTAGCGATTATATGGAAAATATCAAAAGGCATATCTTTGCCGCTATTGGCTTTATTCAAATCAGAAGACCCTGTTAGTTTGTATCGAGCAGGCGAAGGACTGCGGTTTTCTAATGATCAAAAAAATTGGACCATTGAGCCAGTCTTTAAAAACGCAAGTAGCGATATCGAAATGTGTCGGGCTTACTTACAGCCAAATAGCTCGTATCACCCTGAAGGCCATCATGTGAATACAACTGAAATTGCGACAGTAATGACTGGTTCCATTGAAATTGCAGTCAATGGAGAGGTTTACACATTGAATCAATATGATACGATCAGTTTTCGTGCAGATTCCCCTCACTCTTATACCAATCATACGAATAACGAAACAGTGCTCCATATATCCTTAAAGTATGGTTTCTAA
- a CDS encoding response regulator has product MEHTILFVDDDMEALEYVKYHLEDSGYRVLTAHDGAKAIQIVRQTPDISLIVSDMQMPPSEWGGLWLVEQLQKQTRRVPIIILSERGTISKAVEAMKAGARNYVEKACLEDDLIPVIEEILLEQADIQERTAIEVTTYFASLQLAIGTTWMYLDDTTHKFLASGEHIYHVHSHDIHFDFSSAVIPFAKAFEHEFNRLFVISMKQWLVSRRSMGPNIRLLNSRMVPLTEVTEKLTIGQLSYLFRHVTAKNFCQDKGLSNADIQKIGEFLENLRSKYQRNEAAHTKFINRRSFEQLRSEVLGIGSSVSPFSYFEYFR; this is encoded by the coding sequence ATGGAACATACCATTCTGTTTGTGGATGATGATATGGAGGCGTTAGAATATGTTAAATATCATTTGGAAGACTCAGGTTACCGTGTGTTAACTGCACATGACGGTGCGAAAGCAATACAAATTGTTCGCCAGACGCCCGACATATCGTTGATCGTTTCAGATATGCAGATGCCTCCTAGTGAATGGGGAGGTTTGTGGTTAGTAGAACAATTACAAAAGCAAACTCGCCGTGTTCCGATAATCATCCTTTCAGAACGTGGAACCATTTCTAAAGCGGTCGAAGCCATGAAAGCCGGGGCTAGGAATTATGTTGAAAAGGCTTGCTTAGAAGATGATCTTATACCAGTAATTGAAGAGATTCTACTAGAGCAAGCAGACATTCAAGAAAGAACGGCTATTGAGGTAACAACATACTTTGCATCATTGCAACTTGCGATTGGTACTACATGGATGTATTTAGATGACACGACTCATAAGTTTCTGGCAAGCGGAGAACACATATACCACGTTCATTCTCATGATATTCACTTTGATTTTTCTTCAGCTGTTATTCCTTTCGCAAAGGCTTTTGAGCATGAATTTAATCGCCTTTTTGTGATAAGTATGAAACAATGGCTTGTTAGTAGAAGAAGTATGGGGCCGAACATACGGCTCCTAAATTCTCGCATGGTTCCTTTGACAGAGGTTACGGAAAAACTGACTATAGGGCAACTCTCTTACTTATTTAGGCATGTAACTGCTAAAAACTTTTGTCAGGATAAAGGATTATCCAATGCTGATATTCAAAAAATAGGCGAGTTTCTTGAAAATTTGCGTAGCAAATATCAGAGAAATGAAGCGGCACATACCAAGTTTATTAATCGCCGTTCGTTTGAGCAACTACGTTCTGAGGTTTTAGGTATAGGGAGTTCTGTGTCACCATTTTCTTATTTTGAATATTTCCGTTAA